The following proteins are co-located in the Echinicola sp. 20G genome:
- a CDS encoding phosphotriesterase, with amino-acid sequence MRNSPIYIIIVFCLSFHSCSRNQDMPFIQTVNGIHKVDTSKVWLTHEHLLVDFIGADSISQEDWVDEEVLKVMLPHLSDLHTYKVNYFVDPTPNFLGRDPGLLQQFSEKSGIAIITNTGLYGAVNNKYIPEYAYQWSDDQLAESWINEFENGIGDTGIKPGFIKISVDNLASLEVIDAKLVKAAAKTHLKTGLTIASHTGAAKGLWPQLNILKDLNVTPSAFIWVHAQAEEDMAQYLKAADSGCWISFDGLGWEMKKHLEKLVFAKENGILDHVLISHDAGWYDPQKTEQNIVGYTRIFKELLPALEEQGFTQQDINMLLKINPAKAFGISVRSLAHPSDED; translated from the coding sequence ATGAGAAATAGCCCAATTTATATCATCATCGTCTTTTGCTTGTCCTTTCATTCTTGTTCTAGAAATCAGGATATGCCTTTTATCCAAACCGTGAATGGCATACATAAGGTAGATACCTCCAAGGTATGGTTGACGCATGAGCATTTATTAGTGGACTTTATCGGTGCCGATAGTATTTCTCAAGAGGATTGGGTTGATGAGGAGGTGTTAAAGGTAATGCTTCCGCATTTAAGTGATCTGCATACTTATAAGGTAAATTACTTTGTTGATCCTACTCCAAATTTTTTAGGGCGGGATCCAGGTTTGCTCCAGCAGTTTTCAGAGAAGTCTGGCATTGCCATTATTACCAATACAGGTTTGTATGGTGCGGTTAACAACAAATATATACCTGAATATGCCTACCAATGGAGTGATGACCAATTGGCGGAAAGTTGGATAAATGAATTTGAAAATGGAATAGGAGATACCGGAATCAAGCCTGGGTTTATAAAGATAAGCGTAGATAATTTAGCCTCGCTTGAGGTCATTGATGCCAAATTGGTGAAAGCAGCCGCTAAAACACATCTGAAGACTGGACTGACTATTGCCTCTCACACTGGGGCGGCTAAGGGGTTGTGGCCACAATTGAATATTTTAAAGGATCTCAATGTTACTCCAAGCGCTTTTATTTGGGTACATGCCCAGGCAGAGGAGGATATGGCTCAGTACCTAAAAGCAGCCGATTCAGGGTGTTGGATCAGTTTTGATGGCTTAGGTTGGGAGATGAAGAAGCATCTTGAGAAGTTGGTCTTTGCCAAGGAAAATGGGATTTTGGACCACGTATTGATTTCACATGATGCAGGATGGTATGATCCACAAAAGACAGAACAAAATATTGTTGGCTATACCCGGATTTTTAAAGAGCTCCTTCCGGCTTTAGAAGAACAGGGCTTTACCCAGCAAGATATCAACATGCTCTTGAAGATCAATCCTGCCAAAGCTTTTGGGATTTCAGTAAGGAGCTTAGCGCACCCTTCAGATGAAGATTAA
- the rsmH gene encoding 16S rRNA (cytosine(1402)-N(4))-methyltransferase RsmH, with protein MSATEYHIPVMLSQCIDGLAIRPDGVYVDLTFGGGGHSKEILKHLGPEGHLYGFDQDEDAAVNAMEHPNFTFVQANFRDLKRYLRLYGVSKVDGILADLGISSHQIDEPTRGFSTRFDGDLDMRMNQLAGLSAKEVLNTYEESALHKIFGIYGEVKNAKTLAQAVVSDRAVREFETIEQFKQLLQKMAPRGREFKYFAQVFQALRIEVNDEMGALEEMLNQTVEVLKPDGRLVVMSYHSLEDRMVKNFINKGKLQGEVEKDFYGNLIRPLEPISRKAIQASPEEVALNNRARSAKLRIAKKV; from the coding sequence ATGAGTGCTACTGAATACCATATCCCCGTAATGCTGTCCCAATGCATTGACGGGCTGGCTATACGTCCAGATGGCGTATATGTGGATTTAACATTTGGTGGAGGTGGACACTCCAAGGAAATTCTGAAGCATTTGGGGCCGGAAGGTCACCTGTATGGCTTTGATCAGGATGAGGATGCTGCGGTCAATGCGATGGAACATCCGAACTTCACCTTTGTACAGGCTAACTTCAGAGACCTTAAAAGGTACCTTAGGCTGTATGGGGTCAGTAAAGTGGATGGGATATTAGCAGATTTAGGGATTTCTTCCCATCAGATAGATGAGCCTACTAGAGGTTTTTCTACCCGTTTTGATGGGGATTTGGATATGCGCATGAATCAGTTGGCGGGCTTGTCTGCCAAGGAAGTTCTCAATACCTATGAGGAAAGCGCACTGCACAAAATTTTTGGCATCTATGGAGAGGTCAAAAATGCAAAAACCTTAGCACAGGCGGTGGTCTCAGATAGGGCGGTTAGAGAGTTTGAAACGATAGAGCAGTTCAAGCAACTGCTTCAAAAAATGGCTCCCCGAGGAAGGGAGTTTAAATATTTTGCTCAGGTTTTTCAGGCCCTAAGGATTGAGGTGAATGATGAAATGGGTGCTCTGGAAGAAATGTTAAACCAAACTGTAGAGGTTTTGAAACCAGATGGCAGGTTGGTGGTGATGAGTTACCATTCCCTTGAAGACAGGATGGTGAAAAACTTTATCAACAAAGGCAAGCTTCAGGGAGAAGTTGAAAAGGATTTCTATGGTAACCTAATACGCCCTTTGGAGCCAATCAGTCGTAAGGCTATCCAAGCAAGTCCAGAAGAAGTTGCTTTAAATAATAGGGCCAGAAGTGCCAAGTTAAGAATCGCTAAAAAAGTATAA
- a CDS encoding lipid A deacylase LpxR family protein: MSKPNKILFSLCFLVFEVIYCQAQSDEGALRKHEMFLQVDNDALAFTHFDRYYTHGVFLGYARYLTPRSRMKFDLSQQIYTPQRYTQTDVREYDRPYAGILFLNTSYQYLVKRGWLKGNFLLGKVGPGSKAEDVQVWYHRLFGFPQPQGWRYQIGSGALINVRTDAAYQMIDAGPFDFWLSSKFALGNFDRSIRFSPSFRLGKFNRSGQSYITGSRVGQSGGKEIYFHGGVEFKRVFWNATIQGVGERADWGVFRMVPEKMVNEYFGELVLAYPKFGFSYRFFYRSKETEAAKGQLLGSLRFSYIF, encoded by the coding sequence TTGAGTAAGCCCAATAAAATCTTATTTTCCTTATGTTTTTTGGTGTTTGAAGTCATTTATTGTCAAGCTCAAAGCGATGAAGGAGCATTAAGAAAACATGAAATGTTTTTGCAAGTGGATAATGATGCGTTGGCATTTACCCATTTTGATCGGTATTATACCCATGGTGTTTTTCTGGGATATGCTCGATACCTTACCCCTCGCAGCAGAATGAAATTCGATCTGTCACAGCAGATTTATACCCCTCAGCGATATACTCAGACAGATGTGAGAGAATACGACCGGCCTTATGCAGGAATACTCTTTTTGAATACTTCATACCAGTACTTAGTCAAGAGAGGCTGGTTAAAAGGTAATTTCCTTCTTGGGAAGGTTGGCCCTGGTTCTAAAGCTGAGGATGTACAGGTTTGGTACCATCGTCTTTTTGGTTTTCCCCAGCCTCAGGGATGGCGCTATCAGATTGGAAGCGGTGCTTTAATAAATGTTAGGACAGATGCTGCATATCAAATGATTGATGCTGGACCTTTTGATTTTTGGCTTTCTTCTAAGTTTGCCTTAGGGAACTTTGATCGAAGTATTCGTTTTTCCCCTTCTTTTAGACTGGGGAAGTTTAATCGTTCAGGCCAAAGTTATATCACTGGCTCACGAGTGGGGCAAAGTGGGGGAAAGGAAATCTATTTTCACGGAGGCGTAGAATTTAAGCGGGTCTTTTGGAATGCAACCATCCAAGGTGTGGGTGAAAGAGCTGATTGGGGCGTTTTTAGGATGGTGCCAGAAAAGATGGTTAACGAATATTTTGGGGAATTGGTACTGGCTTATCCTAAGTTTGGCTTTTCGTACAGGTTCTTTTACCGAAGTAAGGAGACTGAAGCTGCAAAGGGGCAGCTTTTGGGCAGTTTAAGGTTTTCTTACATTTTTTAA
- a CDS encoding 1-acyl-sn-glycerol-3-phosphate acyltransferase, protein MTDDYIKHKYDPILPRKDEWPVVKLSKNRKEFIQTIASHSSDRIINITGNNLDLLKEELETTLYRERMRVKQNPWLVDPDDEDDFWSGVKSTLVQLSSETHSTEEDRKVGYHKILDSITTRYAEEIASNFKHSHYKATRKIVTFGFSRLLNAGRVKGFGSIFSKQYTLQDKIQIIGETDQIRDLASKGTIVMVPTHFSNLDSILIGWTISTLGMPPFIYGAGLNLFNIQIFAYFMNALGAYKVDRRKKNLLYRETLKTYSSEAIQFGCHSLFFPGGTRSRSGKIESKLKLGLLSTAIEAQRTNYEQGLNDISGKVFIVPVTINYHFVLEAPSLIKEHLSLTGQERYYKETDEFSTSYKISKFLVKFFTKGSDISVSIGQAMDILGNYVDKDGNSLDRNNRIIDCRDYFLSDGKVTVDPQREEVYTHKLGERIVEEFHKINRIFSSHLVAFTAFQMIKKKNSKMDLFNLLRLPDDELILEYNDFRSECQRVLNRIMEIRSEGQVHVAPHLKQGLDEIISHGLANVGMYHAKRPLIKTSENKITTQDMSLLYFYHNRLDGYDLEKLFK, encoded by the coding sequence TTGACTGACGATTATATCAAACATAAATACGACCCCATTCTTCCTCGGAAAGATGAGTGGCCGGTGGTGAAGCTGTCCAAAAACAGAAAGGAATTTATCCAAACCATAGCTTCCCATAGCAGCGATAGGATCATCAACATCACGGGAAACAATTTAGATCTTCTCAAGGAAGAACTCGAGACCACCCTATACCGGGAAAGAATGAGAGTCAAACAAAACCCTTGGTTGGTAGATCCAGATGATGAAGATGATTTTTGGTCTGGTGTTAAATCTACCTTGGTGCAACTCTCCTCAGAAACTCACAGCACAGAAGAAGACAGGAAAGTGGGCTACCATAAAATCCTTGACAGCATCACCACGCGTTATGCTGAAGAGATTGCCAGTAATTTCAAGCACAGTCATTATAAGGCCACCAGAAAGATTGTAACTTTTGGCTTTTCCCGACTGCTCAATGCTGGGAGAGTAAAGGGCTTCGGCTCAATCTTTAGTAAGCAATACACCCTTCAGGACAAAATCCAGATCATTGGTGAGACGGATCAAATCAGGGATCTTGCTTCCAAAGGGACGATTGTCATGGTCCCTACCCATTTCAGCAATCTGGACAGTATTTTGATAGGATGGACCATCAGCACTTTGGGCATGCCTCCATTTATTTATGGTGCCGGGCTCAACCTATTCAACATCCAGATTTTCGCCTACTTTATGAATGCACTTGGTGCTTATAAAGTGGACAGAAGAAAAAAGAATTTACTGTATAGGGAAACCTTAAAAACCTATTCCAGTGAGGCTATCCAGTTTGGATGTCACAGCCTTTTCTTTCCGGGAGGGACCCGATCCAGGAGCGGCAAAATTGAATCCAAACTAAAACTTGGTTTACTCAGTACCGCCATAGAAGCGCAAAGAACCAACTATGAGCAAGGCCTGAACGACATCAGCGGAAAAGTATTCATTGTCCCTGTCACAATCAACTATCACTTTGTATTGGAAGCTCCCAGTTTGATCAAAGAACACTTGAGCTTAACTGGTCAAGAAAGGTACTATAAGGAAACAGATGAGTTCTCCACTTCTTATAAAATCTCAAAGTTCCTGGTAAAGTTTTTCACCAAGGGGTCTGACATTTCCGTGTCCATTGGCCAAGCCATGGATATCCTCGGGAACTATGTGGACAAAGACGGAAACAGCCTAGATAGAAACAACCGCATCATTGATTGCCGTGACTATTTCCTTTCTGATGGAAAAGTGACGGTAGATCCCCAGCGGGAAGAAGTGTATACCCACAAACTAGGAGAGCGGATAGTTGAGGAATTTCACAAAATCAATAGGATTTTCAGCAGTCACCTTGTTGCCTTTACTGCTTTTCAGATGATCAAAAAGAAAAACAGTAAAATGGACCTTTTCAACCTTCTAAGGCTACCAGATGACGAACTGATCTTGGAATACAATGATTTCAGGTCAGAATGCCAAAGGGTACTGAACCGAATCATGGAAATCCGCAGTGAAGGACAAGTTCATGTGGCTCCCCATTTAAAGCAAGGCCTTGACGAAATCATTTCTCATGGCTTGGCCAATGTGGGAATGTACCATGCCAAAAGACCGCTGATCAAAACTTCTGAAAACAAAATCACCACACAGGACATGAGCCTCCTGTATTTTTACCATAACAGACTTGACGGATATGACCTTGAAAAGCTCTTCAAATAA
- the mraZ gene encoding division/cell wall cluster transcriptional repressor MraZ — MGNFSSEYYCKLDAKGRLVLPAKLKAALPETYGNELVMRRGFDPCLVLYPMSEYRKLDAKVSALDDFDPKQRNFKRSFYRGNTEVELDTTGRFSIPKPLLHFAEITKEVVVVGMGKTIEIWNPQKYDDFLIGDSEVFAEQAREYLSDSKK, encoded by the coding sequence ATGGGCAATTTCTCTAGTGAATATTACTGCAAGCTTGACGCCAAAGGACGTCTGGTTTTGCCTGCCAAGCTAAAGGCGGCATTACCGGAAACCTATGGGAATGAGTTGGTAATGCGGAGAGGTTTTGATCCTTGTTTGGTACTCTACCCCATGAGCGAGTATCGGAAATTGGACGCAAAAGTATCGGCATTGGATGATTTTGATCCAAAACAACGGAATTTTAAGAGGAGCTTTTACCGTGGTAATACTGAAGTAGAGTTGGACACTACTGGAAGGTTCTCGATTCCAAAGCCATTATTACATTTTGCTGAGATTACCAAGGAAGTAGTGGTAGTGGGTATGGGTAAGACCATCGAGATTTGGAACCCTCAGAAGTATGATGACTTCTTGATTGGGGATTCTGAAGTTTTTGCTGAGCAGGCCAGAGAATATTTATCTGATTCCAAGAAATGA
- a CDS encoding SMP-30/gluconolactonase/LRE family protein has product MKNLSAFYFLIAFSFLFSCKSSQELLYTDESTPALVADGFAFTEGPAVAPNGDVYFTDQPNNRIHRWSAETGKVTIYMENAGRANGLFFDREGNLLACADEKFQLWQIDKNKNVTVLVDGFEEKDFNGPNDLWVDQKGGIYFTDPYYQRDYWERQEMDMESQRVYYRNPKNQEVKIVADHFVRPNGIIGTNDGKTLFIADIGDKKTYKYTIQKDGSLSEPQLFTAMGSDGMTVDQKGNVYLTGNGVTVFNPQGQQIGHISVPQKWTANVTFGGKDRKTLFITASTAVYTVEMNVKGAR; this is encoded by the coding sequence ATGAAAAACCTTTCTGCCTTTTATTTTCTGATCGCTTTCAGCTTCCTTTTCTCCTGCAAAAGTAGTCAAGAGCTACTTTACACAGATGAATCCACCCCAGCTTTAGTGGCTGATGGCTTTGCTTTTACGGAAGGTCCTGCGGTAGCTCCCAATGGAGATGTCTATTTCACTGACCAGCCTAACAACCGCATTCATCGTTGGTCTGCTGAAACAGGAAAAGTAACTATCTATATGGAAAATGCAGGAAGGGCCAATGGCTTGTTCTTTGACCGAGAGGGCAATTTATTGGCCTGTGCCGATGAAAAATTCCAATTATGGCAGATTGACAAAAACAAAAATGTAACAGTACTGGTAGACGGCTTTGAGGAAAAGGACTTCAACGGCCCCAATGACCTTTGGGTAGATCAAAAAGGAGGAATTTATTTTACCGACCCCTATTATCAGCGTGACTATTGGGAAAGACAAGAAATGGATATGGAAAGTCAGCGGGTTTATTATAGAAATCCTAAAAACCAGGAAGTGAAAATAGTGGCTGATCACTTTGTGAGACCAAATGGTATTATCGGCACCAATGATGGCAAAACACTATTTATCGCTGATATTGGAGATAAGAAAACCTACAAATACACCATTCAAAAGGATGGAAGCCTTAGTGAACCTCAACTTTTTACCGCAATGGGATCTGATGGCATGACCGTCGACCAGAAGGGTAACGTTTACCTTACTGGCAATGGTGTCACTGTCTTTAATCCTCAAGGGCAGCAAATAGGCCATATCTCCGTCCCTCAAAAATGGACAGCCAATGTTACTTTTGGAGGAAAGGACAGAAAAACCCTGTTTATCACTGCCAGTACAGCTGTTTATACAGTAGAGATGAATGTTAAAGGAGCTAGATAA
- a CDS encoding polyprenyl synthetase family protein encodes MKPDLKQIQAPIAVEMTDFEKKFRSFMKSKVKLLDHITSYIVKRKGKQMRPMFVFLTAGVTGGINESTYRGAALIELLHTATLVHDDVVDDANYRRGFFSVNALWKNKIAVLVGDYLLSRGLLLSVDNGDFDLLKIVSNAVREMSEGELLQIAKARNLDITEDVYYTIIRQKTASLIASCCAVGALTAGADEAVVEKMRDFGEKVGMAFQIKDDLFDYGEDEVGKPVGIDIKEKKMTLPLIYALNHASWTEKKKIIYLIRNKNENKKAVNQVIEFVKASGGLDYAEEIMNKFFQEALDILSGLPDSEYKTSLENLVKYTILRKK; translated from the coding sequence ATGAAGCCAGACCTCAAACAAATACAAGCCCCTATTGCTGTCGAGATGACCGACTTCGAAAAGAAGTTTCGATCTTTTATGAAGAGTAAGGTCAAGCTCCTGGACCACATTACCAGTTATATTGTCAAAAGAAAAGGAAAGCAAATGCGTCCTATGTTTGTTTTCTTGACAGCTGGTGTGACAGGTGGGATCAATGAGTCCACTTACAGGGGAGCGGCTTTGATTGAGTTATTGCATACGGCGACTTTGGTGCATGATGACGTGGTGGATGATGCTAATTACCGTCGAGGTTTTTTTTCCGTTAATGCGCTTTGGAAAAATAAGATCGCAGTTTTGGTGGGTGATTACCTGCTTTCCAGAGGTTTACTATTGAGTGTTGATAATGGAGATTTCGACTTATTGAAAATCGTTTCCAATGCGGTTCGGGAAATGAGTGAGGGAGAATTGCTCCAAATTGCCAAAGCCCGTAATCTAGATATTACAGAGGATGTCTATTATACCATTATTCGTCAGAAGACAGCTAGTTTAATTGCTTCTTGCTGTGCTGTTGGTGCCCTTACTGCAGGTGCTGACGAAGCGGTAGTAGAGAAAATGCGAGATTTCGGAGAGAAGGTAGGAATGGCTTTTCAGATCAAGGATGACCTATTTGACTACGGAGAGGATGAAGTGGGCAAGCCTGTGGGGATAGATATCAAAGAGAAAAAGATGACTTTGCCGCTCATTTACGCTTTGAATCATGCCAGTTGGACTGAGAAAAAGAAAATCATCTATCTCATCCGAAATAAAAATGAAAATAAAAAGGCTGTCAATCAAGTTATAGAATTTGTGAAGGCTTCTGGAGGCTTGGATTACGCCGAAGAAATCATGAATAAATTCTTTCAGGAAGCTCTTGATATACTGTCTGGTTTGCCAGATTCAGAGTACAAAACATCTTTGGAAAATTTGGTGAAATATACAATTCTGAGGAAAAAGTAG
- a CDS encoding NAD(P)H-dependent glycerol-3-phosphate dehydrogenase, translated as MTLKSSSNNFDKPVGVIGIGSFGTAIANILAEKSKVIVYARKQEIVDEINFQHSAEGRSLHHNISATTDPEIICDSCEVMFPVISSSGFREVMQKFAPFLHPYHILIHGTKGLALNLPDDKSLEDVSKIKRENICTMSEVILNETVVVRVGCLAGPNLAKELSKGQPAATVVASRFNEVIVEGQRLLRSDKFQVYGNQDIIGVELSGVLKNTIAIASGALAGLGLGENARGLLISRGMVELIHLGNALGGQTQSFIGLAGIGDLVATCSSTLSRNYTVGYRLAQGETLEQINDSMEEVAEGINTVKLMKTFLEGTGMRAPITENLYKVLFEGFKVEDALYYLMKYPFNVDIDFL; from the coding sequence ATGACCTTGAAAAGCTCTTCAAATAATTTTGACAAACCTGTTGGGGTGATTGGCATTGGCAGTTTTGGTACAGCCATAGCCAATATTCTTGCCGAAAAAAGCAAAGTAATCGTTTATGCCCGAAAGCAGGAAATCGTTGACGAAATCAACTTTCAGCATAGTGCAGAAGGAAGGAGCCTCCACCATAATATATCGGCGACCACTGATCCAGAAATAATTTGCGACTCCTGCGAAGTCATGTTCCCAGTGATTTCTTCATCAGGGTTTAGGGAGGTCATGCAAAAATTCGCTCCTTTTCTCCACCCTTACCATATTCTGATCCACGGCACCAAAGGTCTGGCCCTCAACCTCCCCGATGACAAAAGCCTAGAAGATGTCAGCAAAATCAAAAGGGAAAATATATGTACCATGAGCGAGGTAATCCTCAATGAAACAGTAGTGGTTAGGGTCGGCTGTTTGGCTGGACCAAATCTTGCCAAGGAACTTTCCAAAGGACAACCAGCCGCTACCGTAGTCGCCAGTAGATTCAATGAGGTTATTGTGGAAGGTCAAAGGCTTCTGCGCTCCGACAAATTCCAAGTATATGGAAACCAAGACATTATTGGTGTGGAGCTCAGTGGCGTACTCAAAAACACCATTGCTATAGCTTCTGGTGCATTGGCCGGATTGGGCTTGGGCGAAAATGCACGCGGACTCCTTATTTCGCGAGGCATGGTTGAATTGATTCACTTAGGAAATGCACTTGGAGGACAAACCCAATCCTTTATTGGCTTAGCAGGAATTGGGGATCTTGTGGCCACTTGCAGCTCCACGCTCTCCAGAAACTATACTGTTGGCTACCGTCTGGCCCAAGGTGAAACATTAGAGCAAATCAATGACAGTATGGAAGAAGTCGCTGAAGGGATCAATACGGTTAAACTTATGAAAACCTTCCTGGAGGGAACGGGCATGCGCGCCCCAATCACTGAAAATCTCTACAAAGTCCTTTTCGAAGGTTTTAAGGTGGAAGATGCCTTATACTACTTGATGAAATATCCCTTCAATGTGGATATTGATTTTCTGTAG